The Comamonas sp. GB3 AK4-5 genome includes a region encoding these proteins:
- a CDS encoding PLP-dependent aminotransferase family protein — protein MPRSTASPPPSSSELPLYRQLAQVYEQAIASGSLRPGMQMPSVRELRQRHQVSLSTALQVLRWLEAQGAVEVRERVGYFVCAPRTLAAVPAAREPDMHLPLQPDPQLFAGINERISVILEKARLAGPLVVDLGSAMPAPSLFDGTALNKLAVRLLKEQPDVLVYGPSAPTTHSEFQQAMAHHALRFGLTLAPDEVSATHGNSEAVNLALDAVAQPGDVIAVESPTFFGILQAIEAQGLRALEIPSSPHTGISLEALELAARNEPRLKAVVVVPHLQMPLGSVMPDAHKQRLVQLCAEHGLALIEDDIYREFMDTPQPARPAKAWDQPGDKGCVIYCVSLSKSFAPGLRQGWMSGGRWHARLQMLKFSRTRNMQSWSQLLAARSVDSPAYERHLRRMRAQLQVQREQAAQAVARYFPVGSRFSLPRGGLSLWVELPPAISTMALYDEALARGVRIAPGPMFSNTGRYENFIRLSCGLPFTSAVEQAYQTLGALMHEQLRAAGPELVLVRA, from the coding sequence ATGCCCCGCTCCACTGCCTCGCCCCCGCCTTCGTCCTCGGAGTTACCGCTGTACCGCCAACTGGCCCAGGTGTATGAACAGGCCATTGCCAGCGGCAGCCTGCGCCCCGGCATGCAAATGCCTTCGGTGCGCGAGCTGCGCCAGCGCCACCAGGTCAGCCTGTCCACGGCGCTGCAGGTGTTGCGCTGGCTGGAGGCCCAGGGTGCCGTCGAGGTGCGCGAGCGCGTGGGCTATTTTGTCTGTGCGCCCCGCACACTGGCTGCCGTGCCCGCCGCACGCGAGCCCGATATGCATCTGCCGCTGCAGCCTGACCCCCAGCTGTTTGCCGGCATCAACGAGCGCATCTCGGTGATTCTGGAAAAAGCCCGCCTGGCCGGCCCGCTGGTGGTGGACCTGGGCAGTGCCATGCCTGCCCCCAGCCTGTTCGATGGCACGGCGCTGAACAAGCTGGCCGTGCGCCTGCTCAAGGAGCAGCCCGATGTGCTGGTCTATGGCCCATCTGCGCCGACCACCCACTCCGAGTTCCAGCAGGCCATGGCCCACCATGCGCTGCGCTTTGGCCTGACCCTGGCGCCCGACGAGGTCAGTGCCACCCATGGCAACTCCGAGGCGGTGAACCTGGCGCTGGACGCCGTGGCCCAGCCCGGCGATGTGATCGCGGTGGAGTCGCCCACCTTCTTCGGCATCTTGCAGGCCATCGAGGCCCAGGGCCTGCGCGCGCTGGAAATCCCCAGCAGCCCGCACACGGGCATCTCGCTGGAGGCGCTGGAGCTCGCCGCCCGCAACGAGCCCCGCCTCAAGGCCGTGGTGGTGGTGCCGCATCTGCAAATGCCCCTGGGCAGCGTCATGCCTGATGCCCACAAGCAGCGCCTGGTGCAGCTGTGCGCCGAGCATGGGCTGGCGCTGATCGAGGACGATATCTACCGCGAGTTCATGGACACCCCCCAGCCCGCACGCCCGGCCAAGGCCTGGGACCAGCCGGGTGACAAGGGCTGCGTGATTTACTGCGTCTCGCTCAGCAAAAGCTTTGCCCCCGGCCTGCGCCAGGGCTGGATGAGCGGGGGCCGCTGGCATGCGCGGCTGCAAATGCTCAAGTTCTCGCGCACCCGCAATATGCAAAGCTGGTCACAACTGCTGGCCGCGCGCAGCGTGGACTCTCCCGCCTACGAGCGCCATCTACGCCGCATGCGTGCCCAGCTGCAGGTGCAGCGCGAGCAGGCCGCCCAGGCCGTGGCGCGCTACTTTCCCGTGGGCAGCCGCTTCAGCCTGCCGCGCGGAGGGCTCAGCCTGTGGGTGGAACTGCCGCCCGCTATCTCCACCATGGCCCTGTACGACGAGGCCCTGGCGCGCGGCGTGCGCATCGCGCCCGGGCCCATGTTCTCCAATACCGGGCGCTATGAAAACTTTATTCGCCTGAGTTGCGGCCTGCCTTTTACCTCGGCGGTGGAGCAGGCCTATCAGACGCTGGGGGCACTGATGCATGAGCAGCTGCGGGCTGCGGGGCCGGAGTTGGTGTTGGTGAGGGCTTAG
- a CDS encoding IS1182 family transposase, which translates to MKRFIEGQAREQVTLLPECLDDFVGVDNPVRIVDAFVEELDLCSMGFDGATPAATGRPAYHPAVLLKVYIYGYLNRIQSSRCLEREAQRNVELMWLTGRLSPDFKTIADFRRDNGAGIRNVCRRFVVLCRDLKLFTKALVAIDGSKFKAVNTRDKNFTLGKIDKRQQQIEESIQRYLADLDTADRTQPAELEARTTRLQDKIALLRKQMQALDEVKEQLKEQPDKQLSTTDPDARSMATSGRGSGMVAYNVQVAVDAKHHLIVAHEVINQGHDRSALASMALAARKAMGKRKLQAIADRGYYSGEQIKACEDTGVAAILPKPNTSGARAKGRFDRSDFIYIQKDDEYQCPAGQRAIYRFTREEAGLQMRRYWSSACKQCPIKSQCTPSDYRRISRWEHEDVVERAQQRLDQMPDAMMVRRRTVEHVFGTLKHWMGYTHFLTRRLPNVSTEMSLNVLAYNLKRVLGILGFARTMAAMRLVGR; encoded by the coding sequence ATGAAGCGATTCATTGAAGGCCAGGCCCGCGAGCAAGTGACCTTGCTGCCCGAGTGTCTCGATGACTTTGTGGGTGTAGACAATCCCGTGCGCATTGTCGATGCGTTCGTTGAAGAACTGGACTTGTGTTCGATGGGCTTTGATGGGGCAACACCTGCAGCCACAGGTCGCCCGGCTTATCACCCTGCGGTACTGCTCAAGGTCTACATCTACGGGTATCTCAACCGCATCCAATCCAGCCGCTGCCTGGAGCGTGAAGCGCAGCGCAATGTGGAGCTCATGTGGCTCACTGGCCGTTTGTCACCTGACTTCAAAACAATCGCTGATTTCCGTCGAGATAACGGCGCAGGCATCCGCAATGTATGCCGCCGGTTCGTAGTGCTGTGTCGTGATCTGAAGCTGTTTACCAAGGCTCTGGTAGCGATTGATGGCAGCAAGTTCAAAGCCGTCAACACTCGTGACAAGAACTTCACCTTGGGCAAGATTGACAAGCGCCAACAGCAGATCGAAGAAAGCATTCAGCGCTACCTGGCAGATCTGGATACAGCAGATCGCACGCAGCCTGCGGAGCTTGAGGCGCGGACCACCCGACTCCAAGACAAGATAGCCTTGCTGCGCAAACAAATGCAGGCACTCGATGAGGTGAAGGAACAACTCAAAGAGCAGCCGGACAAGCAGCTATCAACAACAGACCCAGATGCCAGATCCATGGCCACCAGTGGCCGAGGCTCTGGCATGGTGGCCTATAACGTTCAGGTAGCGGTAGATGCCAAACATCATCTGATCGTCGCCCATGAAGTGATCAATCAAGGCCATGACAGAAGTGCTCTTGCTTCCATGGCACTGGCTGCACGCAAGGCCATGGGCAAACGCAAGCTGCAAGCCATTGCGGACCGTGGCTATTACAGTGGTGAGCAGATCAAAGCATGCGAAGACACTGGTGTAGCAGCCATTCTTCCCAAGCCCAATACATCTGGTGCGCGTGCCAAAGGCCGCTTCGATCGCTCAGACTTCATCTACATCCAGAAAGATGACGAATACCAGTGCCCCGCAGGACAGCGGGCCATCTACCGCTTCACCCGCGAGGAGGCAGGTCTGCAAATGCGACGCTACTGGAGCAGCGCTTGCAAACAATGCCCAATCAAATCCCAGTGCACGCCCAGCGATTACCGCCGCATCAGTCGATGGGAGCACGAAGACGTCGTGGAGCGAGCGCAGCAGCGTTTGGACCAAATGCCTGACGCCATGATGGTGAGAAGGCGGACGGTGGAGCATGTGTTCGGCACGCTCAAGCATTGGATGGGGTACACGCACTTCCTAACCAGGCGGCTGCCGAATGTGAGCACCGAGATGAGCTTGAATGTGCTGGCCTACAACCTTAAGCGAGTGCTTGGAATTCTTGGGTTCGCAAGAACCATGGCTGCAATGCGTCTGGTAGGCAGGTGA
- a CDS encoding 6,7-dimethyl-8-ribityllumazine synthase, whose amino-acid sequence MNQISVSLPTTSAANPALAQARIAIISANWHSDVVHQARDAAARRLTELGAAPARIHQIDVPGAFEIPLMAQKLAQSGQFDAVIGCAVIVNGGIYHHEFVSTAVVDGLMRVQLDTGVPVFSVALTPYNFQHGELVDFFRQHFIQKGEEAAHACAQTLAQHAAIDALLEQAVTA is encoded by the coding sequence ATGAATCAGATTTCGGTTTCCCTCCCCACCACCAGCGCGGCCAACCCTGCACTGGCCCAGGCCCGCATCGCCATCATCAGCGCCAACTGGCACAGCGACGTGGTCCACCAGGCCCGCGACGCCGCCGCACGCCGCCTGACCGAGCTGGGCGCTGCCCCGGCACGCATTCACCAGATCGATGTGCCCGGCGCCTTTGAAATCCCGCTGATGGCGCAAAAGCTGGCCCAGTCCGGCCAGTTCGATGCGGTCATTGGCTGCGCCGTGATCGTCAACGGCGGCATCTACCACCACGAGTTTGTCTCCACCGCCGTGGTCGACGGCCTGATGCGCGTGCAGCTCGACACCGGCGTGCCCGTGTTCTCCGTGGCGCTGACACCCTACAACTTCCAGCATGGCGAACTGGTGGACTTCTTCCGCCAGCACTTCATCCAAAAAGGCGAGGAAGCCGCCCATGCCTGCGCCCAGACCCTGGCCCAGCATGCGGCCATTGATGCGCTGCTGGAGCAGGCTGTGACGGCTTGA
- the rpmG gene encoding 50S ribosomal protein L33: MAAKGGREKIKLASTAGTGHFYTTTKNKKTMPEKMSIMKFDPKARKHVEYKEAKLK, from the coding sequence ATGGCTGCTAAAGGCGGACGCGAAAAGATCAAGCTGGCTTCCACTGCTGGTACCGGTCACTTCTACACCACGACCAAGAACAAGAAGACGATGCCTGAAAAGATGTCGATCATGAAGTTCGACCCCAAGGCTCGCAAGCACGTCGAGTACAAGGAAGCCAAGCTGAAGTAA
- the rpmB gene encoding 50S ribosomal protein L28 — MARVCEVTGKKPMVGNNVSHANNKTKRRFLPNLQYRRFWVESENRWVRLRVSSAALRLIDKNGIDSVLADMRARGQA, encoded by the coding sequence ATGGCACGCGTATGTGAAGTTACGGGCAAGAAGCCCATGGTGGGCAACAACGTTTCCCACGCCAACAACAAGACCAAGCGTCGTTTCCTGCCCAACCTGCAGTACCGCCGTTTCTGGGTGGAAAGCGAAAACCGTTGGGTGCGCCTGCGCGTTTCCAGCGCTGCTCTGCGCCTGATCGACAAGAACGGTATCGACTCCGTGCTCGCAGACATGCGCGCCCGTGGCCAAGCTTAA